In the Nitrospinota bacterium genome, one interval contains:
- a CDS encoding 2'-deoxycytidine 5'-triphosphate deaminase: MNSTTEDKSLENDLITYLKGKSGYLPCQLIEQVHRQGMIHSQDPINASQIQPVSMDLRLGRKAYRIQCSFLPENEKVETKLKDVNLYEFDISDGGILEKNAIYLIPLMEELALPDSIYGLANPKSSTGRLDMFTRVIVDGGHRFDEVPLGYRGNLYLEIISRSFPVKVHAGLSLNQLRLAHKTSQSLDKKKLVLKYKKNPILFDRNGFSIPVDEVKVEEGIYVSVDVAGDQPESIIAYKAKTNSTVLDLSKIRHYKADEFWEPIYKNVKNRLILEPESFYIMMSKERVCIWPDWLAEMIAYEPNSGELRTHYAGFFDSGFGWNGTEDLINQGTRAVMEVRPHDVPFMVEDGQTFCRLKFEKVVERPEKLYGLQLNSNYHSQGLALSKYFDPDH; encoded by the coding sequence ATGAACTCAACAACAGAAGATAAAAGCCTGGAAAACGACCTGATCACTTATTTGAAGGGGAAGTCAGGGTATCTTCCATGCCAGTTGATCGAACAGGTGCACCGTCAGGGAATGATCCATTCTCAAGATCCAATCAACGCCTCTCAGATTCAACCTGTGAGTATGGATTTACGTCTTGGACGTAAAGCTTATCGCATTCAATGTAGCTTCCTGCCAGAAAATGAAAAGGTGGAAACGAAGCTCAAAGATGTCAATCTTTACGAATTCGACATAAGCGATGGAGGGATATTGGAAAAAAACGCAATTTATCTTATCCCTCTGATGGAAGAGTTGGCTCTTCCCGATTCCATATATGGGTTGGCAAACCCTAAAAGCTCAACGGGCCGGTTAGATATGTTTACCCGCGTTATTGTTGATGGAGGTCACAGGTTTGATGAGGTTCCACTTGGTTATCGGGGTAATTTATATCTGGAAATCATTTCCCGTTCCTTCCCGGTGAAGGTCCATGCAGGGTTGTCCCTGAATCAACTTCGGCTTGCACACAAGACATCACAGAGTTTGGACAAAAAGAAGCTGGTTCTCAAATATAAAAAAAATCCTATTTTATTTGATCGGAACGGTTTTTCCATTCCCGTTGATGAAGTGAAGGTGGAAGAAGGAATCTATGTCAGTGTTGATGTGGCAGGAGATCAGCCGGAGTCAATCATCGCCTACAAGGCAAAAACAAACTCAACCGTCCTTGACCTCTCCAAAATCCGTCATTACAAGGCGGACGAGTTTTGGGAACCGATATATAAGAATGTCAAGAATAGGTTGATTCTTGAGCCGGAAAGCTTTTATATAATGATGTCTAAGGAAAGAGTATGCATTTGGCCTGATTGGCTGGCAGAAATGATTGCCTATGAACCTAATAGCGGGGAACTGCGTACGCATTACGCGGGTTTTTTCGATTCCGGATTTGGCTGGAATGGAACCGAAGATCTTATTAATCAGGGTACAAGGGCGGTGATGGAAGTTCGCCCCCACGATGTTCCCTTTATGGTAGAAGACGGTCAGACTTTTTGCAGGCTGAAATTTGAAAAAGTGGTGGAACGGCCAGAAAAACTGTATGGTCTTCAATTGAATTCCAATTATCATTCGCAGGGCCTGGCGTTGAGCAAATATTTCGACCCCGACCATTAG
- a CDS encoding cysteine--tRNA ligase, producing MSLYIYNTLSRKKEVFTPMKEKQIGMYVCGVTVYDYCHVGHARAAIVFDTFYRYFQHLGYDVHFVRNFTDIDDKIINRANEENVDWQEVNRKYISAFYEDMGQLNIASPTEEPKATDHIPEMLEMIQSLVDQDKAYEVEGDVFYSIKSFKEYGCLSGKNIDELQSGARVEVNDIKRDPLDFALWKKSKPDEPSWDSPWGRGRPGWHIECSAMSKKYLGDTFDIHGGGKDLVFPHHENEIAQSCGCTGKQPVRYWVHNGFVNIDKEKMSKSLGNFFTIREVYKKYHPEVLRLFLISSHYRSPIDFSEKNLDDATKVLSRFYEGLEGARKKVEGLDPASIPDFKEKIRNHELTKKFEAAMNDDLNTAVAMAHMNEELRNLNTSVQGKGDSLEDLAVAVNAWEEAGKILGLFSRTPEEFEKELFEIKNLDRNLDVNKIEQLIADRNTARQSKNWAEADRCRDELTQMGVLIEDTPSGTEWKLK from the coding sequence ATGAGCCTATATATATACAACACCCTTAGCCGGAAAAAAGAAGTCTTCACACCCATGAAGGAAAAACAAATCGGTATGTACGTATGCGGTGTCACCGTTTACGACTACTGTCATGTGGGGCACGCCCGTGCCGCTATCGTCTTCGACACTTTCTACCGTTATTTCCAGCACCTTGGCTACGATGTCCATTTTGTGCGTAACTTCACTGACATTGATGACAAGATCATCAACCGTGCCAATGAGGAAAATGTAGACTGGCAGGAAGTCAATCGAAAATACATCTCAGCCTTTTATGAAGACATGGGCCAGCTCAACATTGCCTCGCCCACTGAAGAACCGAAAGCCACAGACCACATCCCTGAAATGCTTGAAATGATCCAGTCCCTGGTGGATCAGGACAAAGCCTATGAAGTTGAGGGGGATGTCTTCTATTCTATTAAGTCATTTAAAGAATATGGATGCCTTTCCGGGAAAAATATTGATGAACTGCAATCAGGCGCCCGTGTCGAAGTCAACGATATCAAACGGGATCCGCTAGACTTCGCCCTATGGAAAAAAAGCAAACCTGATGAACCATCCTGGGACAGTCCCTGGGGACGAGGCAGGCCCGGTTGGCATATAGAGTGTTCAGCAATGAGCAAAAAATATCTTGGCGATACTTTTGACATTCATGGCGGCGGCAAAGACCTGGTTTTTCCACATCATGAAAATGAAATCGCCCAGTCATGCGGCTGCACAGGCAAGCAACCTGTCCGTTACTGGGTGCATAATGGATTCGTCAATATTGACAAAGAGAAGATGTCAAAATCCCTGGGTAATTTTTTCACCATCCGTGAGGTCTATAAAAAATATCATCCTGAGGTATTGCGCCTGTTTCTCATCAGCAGTCATTACCGAAGCCCTATCGATTTTTCTGAAAAAAACCTGGACGACGCAACTAAGGTCCTTTCCCGGTTTTATGAAGGTTTAGAAGGAGCGCGCAAAAAGGTTGAAGGATTAGACCCGGCATCTATCCCCGACTTCAAGGAAAAAATAAGAAACCATGAGCTGACGAAAAAATTTGAAGCGGCCATGAACGATGACTTGAACACAGCCGTGGCAATGGCCCACATGAATGAAGAACTGCGCAACCTCAACACCTCTGTTCAGGGAAAAGGAGATTCACTGGAAGACCTTGCTGTTGCAGTCAATGCATGGGAAGAAGCGGGAAAAATTCTGGGTCTGTTTTCCAGGACTCCTGAAGAATTTGAAAAAGAGCTTTTCGAAATTAAAAACCTGGACCGAAATCTGGACGTCAACAAAATAGAGCAGTTGATCGCAGACCGTAACACTGCACGCCAATCCAAAAACTGGGCAGAAGCCGACCGTTGCCGGGATGAGTTAACACAAATGGGAGTCCTTATTGAGGACACTCCGAGCGGCACTGAGTGGAAATTGAAATGA
- a CDS encoding AI-2E family transporter produces MNQEKNKNLFYISLVVVVVVCVALYFSRRVVAPFFIAFALAYLMDPLVDRLASLKFSRTLSVLVLMLAFFLLALGSVVLLVPIISMQAENLAKNIPVYVGIFQEWFRPVLDMISGLDPAKVDEFVNEGLSRFGELPMKALQFSGKFVWGSISNLFNIVLMFANLVIIPVVMFYLLRDFDSLNQKLLELVPPRFQDKTKDIVSEIDRVLSSFVRGQLMVALLMGVMYSIGLFLCDTPMSLSLGMMAGLVNLVPYLGLVFGFVPSALLTYMHTQELMPVLAVAGVFGVVQALEGMVITPRVVGENVGLHPVAVILAVLLGGELFGLTGMILGVPGVAVLNVLISRGIVQYKSSSIYSS; encoded by the coding sequence ATGAACCAGGAAAAAAATAAAAACCTGTTTTATATTTCTTTAGTGGTAGTGGTGGTGGTTTGCGTAGCACTTTATTTTTCCCGCCGGGTGGTTGCTCCTTTTTTTATCGCGTTTGCGCTGGCCTACCTCATGGACCCTCTGGTTGACCGTTTGGCTTCATTGAAATTTTCAAGAACACTGTCTGTTCTTGTTTTAATGTTGGCTTTTTTCCTTCTCGCGCTGGGATCTGTGGTTTTGCTGGTCCCGATCATCAGCATGCAGGCAGAAAACCTCGCGAAAAATATTCCTGTCTATGTCGGGATTTTTCAGGAGTGGTTCCGCCCGGTTTTGGATATGATCAGCGGATTAGACCCAGCCAAGGTTGATGAGTTTGTTAACGAGGGCCTGTCACGTTTTGGAGAACTGCCTATGAAGGCCCTGCAGTTTTCCGGTAAATTTGTATGGGGTTCGATTTCTAATTTGTTCAATATTGTTTTGATGTTTGCCAACCTGGTCATCATCCCGGTTGTGATGTTTTATTTACTGCGGGATTTTGATTCGCTCAACCAAAAATTATTGGAGCTGGTTCCACCCAGGTTTCAGGACAAGACGAAAGACATTGTTTCGGAAATTGATCGGGTACTCTCGAGTTTTGTACGCGGTCAGTTGATGGTAGCACTTTTGATGGGCGTGATGTATTCGATCGGTCTGTTTTTGTGCGACACCCCCATGAGCCTGTCGCTTGGAATGATGGCCGGACTGGTCAATCTGGTGCCGTATCTCGGGTTGGTTTTTGGTTTTGTGCCTTCTGCACTTTTAACCTATATGCATACCCAGGAGTTGATGCCGGTGCTGGCAGTTGCAGGGGTCTTTGGTGTTGTCCAGGCATTGGAAGGCATGGTCATCACACCACGGGTGGTGGGCGAAAATGTCGGCCTTCATCCTGTAGCCGTTATCCTCGCGGTTTTGCTGGGAGGTGAGTTGTTTGGGCTTACGGGGATGATACTGGGTGTGCCTGGGGTCGCTGTCCTGAATGTCCTGATCTCAAGGGGTATTGTGCAATATAAATCTTCCTCAATCTATTCTTCCTAA
- a CDS encoding VOC family protein, whose product MQLQGFHHIALNVSDLDRAESFYKEVLGFTVAHRFSKGLRHIMLNTGNAMLALFETPELEMKPALEELSDNGYMHFAFATSRDEFGKIIDELKRKNVTIDSGPVIRGEGESIYFTDPDQNHLEIRCDALP is encoded by the coding sequence ATGCAATTACAAGGCTTCCATCACATCGCACTCAATGTCAGTGACCTGGACCGTGCCGAAAGTTTTTATAAAGAAGTTCTCGGGTTTACGGTCGCTCACAGGTTTTCTAAAGGATTGAGACACATCATGCTCAATACAGGCAATGCCATGCTCGCCCTGTTTGAAACTCCCGAACTGGAAATGAAACCTGCCCTGGAAGAACTTAGCGATAACGGTTATATGCACTTCGCCTTTGCAACCAGTCGGGATGAGTTTGGCAAGATCATTGACGAACTCAAAAGGAAAAATGTCACGATCGATAGTGGGCCCGTAATAAGAGGCGAAGGAGAATCCATATATTTCACGGATCCGGACCAGAATCACCTTGAAATCCGCTGCGATGCTCTGCCATGA
- the scpB gene encoding SMC-Scp complex subunit ScpB — protein MEREELKSIVENVLLAADQPVTATELTKIFLDGTDKEQLQSILDELQEEYNSRNFQITEVADGYQLCTRHEYNDYIRKFLKLDRSTRLSQPSLDTLSIIAYKQPLTRQEVDEIRGVDSSGVIKTLLEKKIIGPAGRKKVPGRPIMYRTTQKFLEYFGLKDLSDLPTLEDLREELEGEDPPLQTQIEFSASESPEVSTNDEPDN, from the coding sequence ATGGAACGTGAAGAATTAAAATCCATTGTTGAAAATGTTCTGTTGGCGGCTGACCAGCCTGTGACCGCGACCGAACTCACCAAAATATTTCTGGATGGAACCGATAAAGAGCAGTTGCAATCCATTCTTGATGAATTGCAGGAAGAATACAATTCGCGTAATTTTCAGATTACGGAGGTTGCGGACGGTTACCAGTTGTGCACCCGGCATGAATATAATGATTATATTCGCAAGTTTTTGAAACTGGACCGTTCAACCCGGTTGTCGCAACCCAGCCTGGACACATTATCGATCATCGCCTACAAGCAACCACTGACTCGTCAGGAAGTGGATGAAATCCGGGGAGTGGATTCCAGTGGGGTTATCAAGACCCTGTTAGAGAAAAAAATAATCGGTCCCGCTGGTCGAAAGAAAGTTCCTGGACGTCCTATTATGTATAGAACGACTCAAAAATTTCTGGAATATTTTGGTCTGAAAGATTTGAGCGATCTGCCCACTTTGGAAGATTTGAGGGAAGAGCTGGAAGGGGAAGACCCCCCACTTCAGACTCAAATTGAATTTTCTGCTTCGGAGTCTCCGGAGGTCTCGACCAACGATGAACCTGACAACTAG
- a CDS encoding DUF2066 domain-containing protein, whose protein sequence is MIMKLWRFLPLQLMGCWFFIAGGLYCTEVFAQQNMGHVYEGFATVQVPGENYVVAREKAVKLALKNGLETALKEIMGEEEFEASRRDLRKILRRASRYVKSYRFLEANDDLINRTSDVRLEMRFFASAVNQALAGVGVIARPVSEKKVAVLIKEKSFTSAPVSSFWDIFPISETQLVKNLMEDGIEVIGREQLRDMVSESTALNAIKGDLKAARSIGLKTGADIVIVGTAISNLRGKNAETNVKTVQANINVKVVSTLESSLIAAKTDFSTIKHEQALQAELEAFDTASEKLADFLIPSFHRYWEKGIEAPVKKAPEAPPLSMSDM, encoded by the coding sequence ATGATTATGAAATTGTGGAGGTTTTTACCGTTACAGCTGATGGGTTGCTGGTTTTTCATCGCTGGTGGTCTTTATTGTACCGAAGTGTTTGCACAGCAAAATATGGGTCATGTTTATGAGGGTTTTGCTACGGTTCAGGTGCCGGGGGAAAATTATGTGGTAGCCAGGGAAAAAGCTGTGAAGCTGGCTTTGAAGAATGGTCTGGAAACAGCTTTGAAGGAAATTATGGGAGAAGAAGAGTTTGAAGCCAGCCGGAGAGATCTGCGCAAAATTTTAAGACGTGCTTCCCGTTATGTAAAAAGTTATCGTTTTTTAGAGGCGAATGATGACTTGATCAACAGAACCAGTGATGTGAGACTGGAAATGCGTTTTTTTGCCTCGGCAGTGAATCAGGCCCTGGCAGGGGTGGGAGTGATTGCCAGACCAGTCAGTGAAAAAAAAGTCGCGGTGTTGATCAAAGAAAAAAGTTTTACTTCTGCTCCGGTGTCATCATTCTGGGACATTTTTCCAATTTCAGAAACACAGCTTGTTAAAAACCTGATGGAAGATGGCATTGAAGTGATCGGGCGAGAACAACTGCGCGATATGGTTTCTGAATCAACGGCTCTGAATGCTATCAAAGGAGACTTGAAAGCCGCAAGGAGTATAGGGTTGAAAACAGGTGCTGATATCGTTATCGTGGGAACAGCCATATCTAACCTTCGCGGGAAAAATGCGGAAACAAATGTCAAAACCGTTCAGGCCAATATTAATGTCAAAGTGGTTTCAACTTTGGAGTCGTCATTGATAGCTGCCAAGACAGACTTTTCCACGATCAAACATGAGCAGGCTTTGCAGGCGGAGCTGGAAGCTTTTGATACCGCAAGCGAAAAGCTTGCGGACTTTCTTATACCTTCTTTTCACCGGTATTGGGAAAAAGGCATAGAGGCACCTGTTAAAAAGGCTCCTGAAGCTCCACCTTTGTCCATGTCGGATATGTAA
- a CDS encoding sulfate adenylyltransferase subunit 2: MDHLDELENQSIFILREAYKNFKNLAMLWSIGKDSTILVWMARKAFFGHCPIPLVHIDTTFKIPAMIEYRDRVAKEWGLNLVVGKNQKALDEGMNHEKGRLVCCEALKTQGLQCIMEQEGYTGLILGIRRDEEGTRAKERYFSPRDKNFEWNFKDQPPELWDQYKTTFSEDTHIRIHPILHWTELNVWEYIQREKIPIIDLYFATPEGKRYRSLGCAPCTGTIDSTAKNVDEIVDELRHRTNTSERSGRAQDQENTYAMQKLRARGYM, encoded by the coding sequence ATGGATCATTTAGACGAACTTGAAAATCAAAGCATTTTCATCCTGCGCGAAGCGTATAAGAACTTCAAAAACCTGGCGATGCTGTGGTCGATTGGAAAAGACTCCACCATCCTGGTTTGGATGGCACGTAAGGCATTTTTTGGTCATTGTCCTATCCCTTTGGTTCACATTGATACCACCTTCAAAATTCCTGCGATGATCGAATACCGGGACCGGGTTGCCAAAGAATGGGGACTGAATCTAGTCGTTGGTAAAAATCAAAAGGCTCTGGATGAAGGCATGAACCATGAAAAAGGCCGACTGGTTTGTTGTGAGGCATTAAAAACCCAGGGCCTGCAATGCATCATGGAACAGGAAGGTTATACGGGTCTGATCCTTGGTATTAGAAGGGACGAAGAAGGCACTCGTGCCAAGGAGCGTTATTTCTCTCCAAGGGATAAAAACTTCGAATGGAATTTTAAGGATCAGCCTCCAGAGTTATGGGACCAGTATAAAACCACTTTCTCTGAAGACACACACATCCGCATCCATCCGATCCTGCACTGGACGGAACTGAATGTCTGGGAATACATACAAAGGGAAAAAATCCCCATCATTGATCTCTATTTCGCGACACCGGAAGGAAAGCGATACAGATCTCTGGGATGCGCCCCATGCACAGGCACCATTGACTCCACTGCCAAAAACGTGGATGAAATTGTGGATGAACTAAGACACCGAACAAATACATCAGAGCGCTCCGGGCGGGCACAGGATCAGGAAAACACCTATGCCATGCAGAAACTGAGAGCCCGGGGATATATGTAA
- a CDS encoding rRNA pseudouridine synthase: MKIRLQKIIADAGLASRREAERWIELGKVSVNGEVVTQLGSLADPMKDDVKVQGKLIPRRQESAYVILNKPTGCLTTMEKDKRGRTTVMEYVRVVKARVFPVGRLDYNTQGVLLFTNDGKLAKKLLDPRYAVPRTYKVKVSGVPNEKTLKRLARGVHLEGENQFKPIEAKVQRPSGKNCFLILTLVEGKNRHIKRVCEHIGHPVIKLQRTHFAGLNLTGLPLGACRFLSTKEVKSLKKLVNTEPEPVKPRRKKRV; encoded by the coding sequence ATGAAGATTCGTTTGCAAAAAATAATTGCCGATGCAGGACTTGCCTCGCGCCGTGAAGCGGAGAGATGGATTGAGCTGGGCAAAGTGAGTGTCAATGGAGAAGTCGTGACACAGCTTGGTTCACTGGCCGATCCGATGAAAGACGATGTCAAGGTTCAGGGGAAATTGATTCCCAGGCGTCAGGAGTCCGCTTATGTCATTTTGAATAAACCCACGGGTTGTTTGACTACGATGGAAAAAGACAAGCGTGGGAGAACAACGGTGATGGAATATGTCCGGGTGGTGAAAGCCCGGGTTTTTCCTGTTGGCCGTTTAGACTACAATACCCAGGGAGTTTTGTTATTTACTAATGATGGCAAGCTTGCAAAGAAACTGTTAGACCCTCGATATGCGGTGCCTCGCACATATAAAGTAAAAGTGTCAGGAGTGCCAAATGAAAAAACCCTGAAAAGGCTGGCAAGGGGTGTGCACCTTGAAGGAGAGAATCAATTCAAGCCAATAGAAGCAAAGGTGCAAAGGCCCAGTGGTAAAAACTGTTTCCTCATTTTAACTTTAGTGGAAGGTAAAAACCGACATATCAAAAGGGTCTGTGAACATATCGGTCATCCAGTGATCAAACTCCAACGCACCCATTTTGCCGGGCTTAACCTTACAGGGTTACCGCTTGGTGCATGCAGGTTTCTAAGTACTAAAGAAGTTAAGTCGCTAAAAAAGCTTGTTAATACAGAACCTGAACCGGTCAAACCACGACGGAAAAAGCGGGTATGA
- the clpB gene encoding ATP-dependent chaperone ClpB → MQIHKMTQKLQEALQSAQSLCEDNQHSTVECGHLLLCLLKDPEGIGQLIISKAGINVAQIEEAVHEEVSKYPKVSGNTGYISQELNGVLKQAFVEAREMKDDFVSIEHVFLAISKNKSCNKAFQSTRLTPAAILDSLKEIRGNSKVTDPNPESKYNVLEKFCIDLTDRAKIGNLDPVIGRDIEIRRVLQVLSRRTKNNPVLIGEPGVGKTAIVEGLAQRINNKDVPESLKEKRILMLDLAQLVAGSKYRGEFEDRLKAVLKEINSADGEIILFIDELHTLVGAGSTEGSMDASNMLKPALARGELRCVGATTLEEYRSNIEKDAALERRFQPIFVGEPAIEDTISILRGLKEKYEVHHGIRIQDAAIIAAARLSHRYIPERFLPDKAIDLIDEASSSLRMQIDSMPVEIDELERAITQLEIERQALKKEIDANSKERTKVISEKIQHLKTDCSKRKDQWLKEKRLIDEKRALIERIEKSKHEALKAEREGRLEEAARIKYSTLPHLTNEMDSLVASLDELPTEGRLLIEEVGEEEISVVVSRWTGIPVERMLKSERERLAKMETVLEKNVIGQNEAIHLVSNAIRRSKAGLQESSRPIGNFLFLGPTGVGKTQLAKSLAEFLFDDDQAMVRVDMSEYMEKHSVARLTGAPPGYVGYEEGGYLTEQIRRKPYSIILFDEIEKAHPDVFNLFLQIMDEGRLTDGQGKTVNFRNTVVLMTSNTGSSIIQELGLQTDRLESENDENKLVWSEEYEKAQDAVQLELRKSFKPEFLNRIDDVILFRKLRRDELKKIIDVQLSGLHQRLADKRLILDVSDSAKNFLAEKGYDPTFGARPLKRAIQKYIQDPLSLKIIEGDIQEGYTIYADTCESGDRLLFKTNMSRAA, encoded by the coding sequence ATGCAAATTCACAAAATGACCCAAAAACTTCAGGAAGCACTCCAGTCCGCACAGTCCCTGTGTGAGGATAACCAGCACTCTACGGTTGAGTGTGGGCATCTATTACTTTGCTTATTAAAAGACCCTGAAGGTATTGGACAATTAATAATCAGCAAAGCAGGCATCAACGTTGCGCAAATCGAGGAAGCGGTCCATGAAGAAGTCAGCAAATATCCCAAAGTTTCTGGAAATACAGGCTATATTTCACAGGAATTAAATGGGGTGTTGAAACAGGCATTTGTTGAAGCACGGGAAATGAAAGATGATTTTGTTAGCATCGAACATGTATTTTTGGCAATCTCGAAAAACAAATCGTGTAATAAAGCTTTTCAATCAACAAGATTGACTCCCGCAGCCATACTCGATTCTTTAAAAGAAATTCGAGGAAACTCCAAAGTGACAGACCCAAATCCTGAATCAAAATACAATGTTCTTGAAAAATTTTGTATCGACTTAACAGATCGAGCAAAGATTGGAAACCTGGATCCTGTAATTGGTCGTGATATTGAAATCAGAAGAGTACTACAAGTGCTTAGCCGAAGAACAAAGAACAATCCTGTTTTGATCGGTGAACCAGGAGTGGGTAAAACGGCCATTGTCGAAGGTTTGGCTCAAAGAATTAATAATAAAGATGTCCCGGAAAGTTTGAAAGAAAAACGGATCCTGATGCTGGACCTTGCTCAACTGGTGGCCGGATCAAAATACAGAGGCGAGTTTGAAGATAGGTTAAAAGCAGTGCTTAAAGAAATTAACTCGGCTGATGGTGAAATTATATTATTTATTGATGAACTCCACACTTTGGTTGGAGCAGGATCCACTGAGGGGTCTATGGATGCGTCTAACATGCTCAAACCAGCTTTGGCAAGGGGCGAGCTACGCTGTGTTGGTGCCACAACCCTTGAAGAATATAGAAGCAATATTGAGAAGGATGCGGCCTTGGAAAGGAGGTTTCAACCTATATTTGTTGGAGAACCAGCAATAGAAGATACGATTTCAATTTTGCGGGGTTTGAAGGAAAAATATGAGGTTCATCATGGCATTCGTATTCAAGATGCCGCAATCATAGCCGCAGCTCGATTGTCTCATAGATACATCCCGGAGCGTTTCCTGCCTGACAAGGCTATTGACCTTATAGATGAAGCGTCTTCCAGCTTGCGTATGCAAATCGATTCTATGCCCGTTGAAATCGATGAGCTTGAAAGAGCGATCACACAACTAGAAATAGAGCGTCAGGCTTTAAAAAAAGAAATAGATGCTAACTCTAAAGAGAGAACAAAGGTTATAAGTGAGAAAATTCAGCATTTAAAGACTGACTGTTCTAAAAGAAAGGATCAATGGCTGAAAGAGAAAAGGCTCATTGATGAAAAAAGGGCACTAATAGAAAGAATTGAAAAGTCCAAACATGAAGCTCTAAAAGCGGAAAGAGAAGGCAGGCTTGAGGAAGCCGCCAGGATCAAGTACAGCACATTGCCTCACTTGACCAACGAGATGGATTCCCTTGTCGCAAGTCTCGATGAGCTTCCAACAGAAGGACGCCTGCTTATTGAGGAAGTCGGGGAGGAAGAGATTTCTGTTGTTGTGTCCCGTTGGACAGGAATACCTGTGGAAAGAATGCTCAAGTCTGAACGAGAGCGTCTGGCAAAAATGGAAACGGTTTTAGAAAAAAATGTCATTGGTCAGAATGAGGCCATACACCTTGTCTCAAATGCCATTAGAAGGTCCAAGGCAGGCTTGCAGGAGTCAAGCCGCCCAATTGGGAATTTCCTATTTCTTGGCCCAACGGGTGTCGGTAAAACTCAATTAGCAAAGTCACTGGCTGAGTTTCTATTTGATGATGACCAGGCCATGGTTAGAGTGGATATGTCCGAGTATATGGAAAAACACTCTGTTGCCAGATTAACTGGGGCTCCTCCTGGATACGTAGGCTACGAGGAAGGCGGGTATCTTACGGAACAAATTCGCAGAAAACCATACAGCATCATCTTGTTCGATGAAATTGAAAAAGCACACCCAGATGTTTTTAATTTATTCCTGCAGATTATGGATGAGGGTCGATTAACAGATGGCCAAGGCAAGACGGTAAACTTTAGAAATACGGTTGTGCTTATGACCTCAAATACAGGCAGTTCAATCATTCAGGAGCTTGGCTTGCAAACCGATCGATTGGAATCGGAAAATGATGAAAACAAACTCGTCTGGAGTGAAGAGTATGAAAAAGCCCAGGATGCTGTGCAACTTGAATTGCGTAAAAGTTTCAAGCCAGAGTTCTTGAACAGAATCGACGATGTAATTCTATTTCGGAAACTCAGGCGTGATGAATTAAAGAAAATTATTGATGTCCAGTTATCAGGGCTGCATCAGCGCCTTGCAGACAAGAGACTCATATTGGATGTATCTGACTCTGCTAAAAACTTTCTGGCTGAAAAAGGATACGACCCAACATTTGGAGCACGTCCTCTAAAAAGGGCTATTCAAAAGTATATTCAAGACCCTCTATCCCTGAAAATAATCGAGGGTGATATTCAAGAAGGTTATACGATTTATGCAGACACTTGCGAATCTGGTGACAGACTATTATTTAAAACTAATATGTCCAGGGCGGCCTGA
- a CDS encoding peptidylprolyl isomerase, with product MSIRSIQVSHIVLSTEELAKVLLDHLKEDDYKDREMLFKMFAKLAKKYSACGTRNKGGDLGFLEHNTAAPELEKAAMEAPVGEVRGPIKSKFGYHIFIVTKEEEMRDMGIDGLTTTSFGAGDGTL from the coding sequence ATGTCTATACGATCCATACAAGTCAGCCACATCGTTTTAAGTACCGAAGAACTGGCCAAAGTGCTTCTTGACCACCTTAAAGAAGATGATTACAAAGACCGCGAGATGCTGTTTAAAATGTTTGCCAAGCTTGCAAAAAAATACAGCGCCTGCGGCACCCGCAATAAAGGCGGTGATCTTGGGTTTCTTGAACACAACACTGCCGCACCTGAGCTGGAAAAAGCCGCTATGGAAGCACCTGTAGGTGAAGTACGTGGTCCAATCAAAAGCAAATTTGGTTACCATATTTTTATTGTGACAAAAGAAGAAGAGATGAGAGACATGGGCATAGATGGCCTGACAACCACTTCTTTTGGAGCGGGTGACGGAACCCTTTAA